The following are encoded together in the Mammaliicoccus vitulinus genome:
- a CDS encoding APC family permease has translation MSSQNQNKKINLTQLVLLGLGSLIGSGWLFGAWEASAIAGPAAIISWIIGFIVIGSIAYNYIEIGTMFPQSGGMSNYAQYTHGSLLGFIAAWANWVSLVTIIPIEAVSAVQYISSWPWDWAKPTSQLMHDGSISNMGLFAVFIIIIIFSLLNYWSVKLLTSFTSLISFFKLGVPLVTIIMLMISGFDTRNYGSSMGEFMPYGSAPIFAATTASGIIFSFNAFQTIINMGSEIQNPEKNIYRGVLISLSLSAALYIILQSTFITSMPADMLSESGGWSGINFDSPFANLAIILGLNWLAILLYLEAVVSPFGTGVSFVAITGRVLRAMEKNGHIPKFLGTMNSKYHIPRVAIIFNTIVSMIMVSLFRDWAVLASVISTSTLVAYLTGPTTVVSLRKMAPNMHRPFRAKMLGFMAPFSFVVASLAIYWAMWPTTAQVIFIIILGLPIYFFYEYKTNWKNTKKQIGGSIWIIAYLIILSFLSFIGSKEFNGLNWIHYPYDFVVISIVALVFYKLGTTSYFEGIYFKKAKKINADMKEKLYNQSKES, from the coding sequence ATGAGTAGTCAAAACCAAAATAAAAAAATTAACCTAACACAACTTGTACTATTAGGTCTAGGTTCATTAATAGGTTCTGGATGGTTATTCGGAGCATGGGAAGCATCAGCTATTGCAGGTCCTGCAGCCATTATCTCTTGGATTATTGGGTTTATCGTTATAGGATCTATCGCCTATAATTATATAGAGATTGGTACAATGTTTCCACAATCAGGCGGTATGAGTAATTATGCCCAATATACACATGGTTCCCTTCTAGGTTTCATTGCAGCATGGGCCAATTGGGTATCGTTAGTAACAATTATACCTATAGAAGCAGTCTCAGCTGTTCAATATATTAGTTCTTGGCCATGGGATTGGGCTAAACCAACTAGTCAACTAATGCATGATGGCTCGATTAGTAACATGGGATTATTTGCAGTATTTATTATTATCATCATATTCTCATTATTAAATTACTGGTCAGTTAAACTTTTAACTTCATTTACAAGTTTGATTTCTTTCTTCAAACTAGGTGTGCCATTAGTAACAATCATTATGTTAATGATTTCTGGATTTGATACTCGAAACTATGGTTCATCAATGGGTGAATTCATGCCATATGGTAGTGCACCGATTTTTGCTGCTACTACAGCATCTGGAATAATCTTTTCATTTAATGCTTTCCAAACGATTATTAACATGGGGTCTGAAATACAAAACCCTGAAAAAAATATATATCGAGGGGTTCTCATTTCATTATCCTTAAGTGCAGCTTTATATATTATTTTACAAAGCACTTTTATCACTTCTATGCCAGCAGATATGCTTTCTGAAAGTGGTGGTTGGAGCGGTATTAATTTTGATTCACCATTTGCAAACTTAGCAATCATATTAGGTTTAAATTGGTTAGCAATTCTATTGTATTTAGAAGCCGTTGTTTCTCCATTTGGTACAGGCGTATCATTCGTAGCAATTACAGGTCGTGTATTACGTGCAATGGAAAAGAACGGACATATCCCTAAGTTTTTAGGAACAATGAATTCTAAATATCATATTCCACGTGTAGCAATTATATTTAATACCATTGTAAGTATGATTATGGTATCGCTATTCCGTGATTGGGCAGTTTTAGCAAGTGTCATTTCTACCTCTACACTTGTAGCTTATTTAACTGGTCCAACAACCGTTGTCTCATTACGTAAAATGGCACCAAATATGCATAGGCCATTCCGTGCAAAAATGTTAGGTTTTATGGCGCCATTCTCATTTGTTGTAGCGTCACTCGCAATTTATTGGGCTATGTGGCCAACAACTGCTCAAGTAATATTCATTATCATTTTAGGCTTACCAATTTATTTCTTCTATGAATATAAAACAAATTGGAAAAACACTAAAAAACAAATCGGCGGTAGTATTTGGATTATCGCATATCTCATTATACTTTCATTCCTATCGTTTATAGGAAGTAAAGAATTTAATGGACTTAATTGGATTCACTATCCTTATGACTTTGTCGTGATTTCAATAGTTGCCTTAGTGTTCTATAAATTGGGTACGACAAGTTACTTTGAAGGTATTTACTTTAAAAAAGCTAAAAAAATAAATGCTGATATGAAAGAGAAATTATACAATCAATCAAAAGAATCATAA
- the isaB gene encoding immunodominant staphylococcal antigen IsaB family protein — protein sequence MKKVYQLIGTGALTTSLLLGITTVGNTDHAIAAQSESETTPWYNYDGYTYNNPNFVLEHSFVEALYADNVTINGYQTEADAKTGTGGESTTVYDTKILKDKNGKVGTSCLMLNQVSLLNKHSKKLIKRQ from the coding sequence ATGAAGAAAGTTTATCAATTAATAGGGACCGGTGCATTAACAACAAGCTTATTACTTGGCATAACAACTGTTGGAAATACAGATCATGCAATTGCAGCTCAATCAGAGTCTGAAACAACACCATGGTATAACTATGATGGCTACACATACAATAATCCCAACTTCGTATTAGAACATTCTTTTGTAGAAGCACTGTACGCAGATAACGTTACAATTAATGGATATCAAACAGAAGCTGACGCTAAGACTGGCACTGGTGGAGAATCCACAACTGTCTATGATACTAAAATCTTAAAAGATAAAAACGGTAAAGTCGGCACATCATGTTTGATGTTAAATCAGGTGTCGTTACTCAACAAGCATTCAAAAAAGCTCATAAAGAGACAATGA
- a CDS encoding TetR/AcrR family transcriptional regulator: protein MNHKRKNSKNKIQSALLNCLNTTRLESITVKQLCEHAEINRSTFYRHYPSIEALAEQTITSHFQLLFGEPYTFYLKHHSISESQFYIANNIFSHISHYAYFYKTMFNYYSDFYILLKNHIQQRYIMFFEDTGAENDMLLEKEIVAEYIASAYSGMIQGWINQSFRTSPEEMAQRLILLNSTGPIKLLIDAEKKRDRR, encoded by the coding sequence ATGAATCATAAACGTAAAAATTCAAAAAACAAAATACAATCTGCTTTATTGAATTGTCTTAACACAACTCGTCTTGAATCTATAACTGTTAAACAACTGTGTGAGCATGCAGAAATTAACCGTTCTACGTTTTACAGACATTACCCATCAATAGAAGCATTAGCAGAACAAACAATAACAAGTCACTTTCAATTACTCTTTGGAGAACCTTATACTTTTTATTTAAAGCATCATAGCATTAGCGAATCACAATTTTACATCGCCAATAATATCTTTAGTCATATATCACATTATGCTTATTTTTATAAAACGATGTTCAATTACTATTCAGACTTTTATATACTACTCAAAAATCATATACAACAAAGATATATCATGTTCTTCGAAGACACAGGCGCTGAAAACGACATGTTGTTAGAAAAAGAAATAGTAGCAGAATACATTGCTTCAGCATATAGTGGGATGATACAAGGATGGATTAACCAATCATTCCGTACCTCCCCTGAAGAAATGGCGCAAAGACTCATCTTGTTAAACTCAACAGGACCCATTAAATTATTAATAGACGCTGAAAAAAAGAGAGATAGAAGGTAA
- a CDS encoding MerR family transcriptional regulator, with product MHMTTGEVAKLCNVTVRTVQYYDKKGIVSPSNTSENNRRLYTEVDVNELRLVLTLKDMNFSLKEIKELINSNQSINTLNVLLSEKLIELEDEIQQQAEQVEQIKFVRENISKESEYPVSNVLNLNNKIKKHQTMKTFRRKFMGISLVVGAFQYSSIIMSIMKKKWKPIILIYPFIFIYAVLASKKYYSVVRYLCPNCQNEFKPLFVEWFKSNHTYQTRKLACPHCGAESYCIETHE from the coding sequence ATGCATATGACAACTGGAGAAGTAGCGAAATTATGTAATGTTACAGTTAGAACTGTTCAATATTATGATAAGAAAGGGATTGTAAGTCCTAGCAATACATCTGAAAATAACCGTAGACTTTATACAGAAGTGGACGTTAACGAATTAAGACTTGTGCTGACTTTGAAGGATATGAACTTCTCGTTAAAAGAAATTAAAGAACTCATAAATTCTAATCAATCCATAAACACACTGAATGTTTTATTAAGCGAGAAACTCATTGAACTTGAAGATGAAATTCAACAACAAGCTGAACAAGTAGAACAAATTAAATTTGTAAGAGAGAATATTAGTAAAGAAAGTGAATATCCCGTATCAAATGTACTTAACTTAAATAATAAAATAAAAAAACATCAAACAATGAAGACGTTCAGAAGAAAATTTATGGGGATATCACTAGTAGTAGGGGCATTTCAATATAGTAGTATCATCATGTCCATTATGAAGAAGAAGTGGAAACCAATTATTTTAATATATCCATTTATATTCATATATGCTGTGCTTGCATCTAAAAAATACTATTCTGTCGTGCGTTATTTATGTCCGAATTGTCAAAATGAATTCAAACCACTATTTGTAGAATGGTTCAAATCGAATCATACTTACCAAACAAGAAAATTGGCATGCCCACATTGTGGCGCTGAAAGTTACTGTATCGAAACACACGAATAA
- a CDS encoding putative quinol monooxygenase gives MIIINAKFQVQAQSVEQYESLVKDLVEASRNEAGNIGYEHFKATENENTYLMYEIWESQEAIESHNNSEHFQTFFSSVKPLLAGPSDIKVSLSKE, from the coding sequence ATGATTATCATAAATGCTAAATTCCAAGTTCAAGCACAATCTGTTGAACAATATGAATCATTAGTTAAAGATTTAGTTGAAGCGTCAAGAAATGAAGCAGGCAACATCGGTTACGAACACTTTAAAGCTACAGAAAATGAAAACACTTATTTAATGTACGAAATATGGGAAAGCCAAGAAGCTATAGAATCTCATAATAATAGTGAGCATTTCCAAACTTTCTTTAGCAGTGTCAAACCATTACTTGCTGGACCTTCTGATATTAAAGTGAGTTTAAGCAAAGAATAA
- a CDS encoding Nramp family divalent metal transporter: MGKSLEEINSTVSFDAEANAFRKFLMYLGPGLLVAVGYMDPGNWITSMAGGAQYGYILLFVILISSLSAMLLQSMCARLGIASGMDLAQVTEHMTNKSLGIFSWVLAELAIMATDIAEVIGSAIALNLLFNIPLVLGVTITVLDVLLLLMIIKLGFRKIEAIVGVLIFTVLVIFMFEVYLSSPETSSLFAGFIPSSEIVTNKGALYIALGIIGATIMPHNLYLHSSIVQSRNYERTDKGKKSAIKYATIDSNIQLSIAFVINCLILVLGAALFFGSHEALGRFFDLYDALSHSHVGGAVGGALMSTLFAIALLASGQNSTITGTLSGQIVMEGFLKIKLKPWLRRVITRIIAVIPVFLCLWLYGSSETKIEDLLIFTQVFLSLALPFSIIPLIMATNNPKIMGETFVNRTWMSILAWVLAIVLSVLNVYLIIETISEFM; encoded by the coding sequence ATGGGGAAAAGTTTAGAAGAAATTAATAGTACTGTCTCTTTTGATGCAGAAGCAAATGCTTTTAGAAAATTCCTAATGTATTTAGGGCCAGGTTTGCTTGTGGCTGTTGGATATATGGATCCAGGTAATTGGATTACTTCAATGGCTGGAGGAGCACAGTATGGATATATATTATTATTTGTCATTCTCATTTCTAGTCTTTCTGCTATGTTATTACAAAGTATGTGTGCGAGATTAGGTATTGCGAGCGGCATGGATTTAGCTCAAGTAACAGAGCATATGACGAATAAAAGTTTAGGTATATTTTCATGGGTATTAGCTGAATTAGCTATAATGGCTACGGACATTGCTGAAGTAATTGGTAGTGCAATCGCATTGAATTTGCTATTTAATATACCGTTAGTACTGGGTGTCACAATAACAGTATTAGATGTTCTACTGTTACTTATGATTATTAAACTCGGTTTTCGAAAAATAGAAGCTATTGTTGGTGTGCTTATATTTACGGTACTTGTAATATTTATGTTTGAAGTGTACTTGTCTTCACCTGAAACAAGTTCATTATTTGCAGGCTTTATACCAAGTTCAGAAATCGTAACAAATAAAGGTGCTTTATATATTGCATTAGGTATTATCGGTGCGACTATTATGCCTCACAATTTATATTTACATTCATCTATCGTGCAATCAAGAAATTACGAAAGAACAGACAAAGGTAAAAAAAGCGCAATTAAATATGCTACAATCGACTCAAATATACAATTATCAATTGCTTTTGTTATTAACTGTTTAATATTAGTGCTAGGTGCTGCATTATTTTTCGGAAGTCATGAAGCACTAGGGAGATTCTTTGATTTATATGATGCACTAAGCCATTCACATGTTGGTGGTGCAGTAGGTGGCGCATTAATGAGTACATTATTTGCCATCGCATTATTAGCATCCGGTCAAAATTCAACCATTACTGGAACGTTATCAGGCCAGATTGTTATGGAAGGATTTTTGAAAATTAAATTAAAACCATGGTTACGAAGAGTGATCACAAGAATCATTGCTGTAATTCCTGTGTTTCTCTGTTTATGGTTATATGGATCTAGCGAAACTAAAATTGAAGATTTGTTAATATTTACACAAGTGTTCTTAAGTTTAGCTTTACCATTTAGTATCATTCCGCTTATTATGGCAACAAATAATCCGAAAATAATGGGTGAGACATTTGTAAATAGAACATGGATGAGTATTTTAGCGTGGGTATTAGCAATTGTACTGAGCGTGCTCAATGTATACTTAATAATTGAAACAATTTCAGAATTTATGTAG
- a CDS encoding amino acid permease, whose protein sequence is MNQFFKKKQWLSSQSNKKLKKTLGAFDLTMLGVGAVVGSGIFILPGEISSTITGPGIMISFIIAAIGCGLAALCYSEFSSKIPQAGSAYTYSYYVFGEGIAWILGWALLLEYGLAIAAVASGWSSYVINLLSGMDIHLVKALSGSYDPSSGQYFDLLSFLIIIIIGALLVNGVRESTRINNIMVIIKILVVLLFIIVGVFYVKPENWTPFLPFGFNGVLTGASMVFFAYIGFDAVSSAAEEVKNPQKNMPIGIISALTICTILYIIVSAVLTGVVPYQRLEGVGAPVAFALQSINQNWIAGFLSLGAIVGMTTVIFVMSYGGTRLIFAMSRDGLLPKVLSKTNEKQTPVHNTIILTISMGVVSGLVPLSQLASLINIGTLFAFCTVSIGVLFLRRNHTLPTEGFNVPFYPVLPLVSFGICLYLMTNLSRTTWIAFMIWFILGIIVYFSYGIKHSKLKAE, encoded by the coding sequence ATGAATCAATTTTTCAAGAAGAAACAGTGGCTTTCTTCTCAATCAAATAAAAAACTTAAAAAAACACTCGGCGCATTTGATTTAACAATGCTTGGGGTCGGTGCTGTTGTAGGTAGTGGTATCTTTATTTTACCAGGTGAAATATCTTCAACTATTACAGGTCCAGGAATTATGATTTCATTTATTATTGCTGCAATTGGATGTGGTTTAGCAGCATTATGTTACTCAGAATTTTCATCAAAAATTCCTCAAGCAGGAAGCGCCTATACATATAGTTATTATGTTTTCGGTGAAGGTATCGCTTGGATATTAGGTTGGGCATTATTGTTAGAATATGGATTGGCAATAGCTGCTGTAGCTAGTGGTTGGTCGTCATATGTGATCAATTTATTATCCGGTATGGATATTCATTTAGTAAAAGCATTATCTGGATCATATGATCCTAGTAGCGGTCAATACTTCGATTTACTGTCTTTTTTAATTATTATCATCATCGGTGCATTATTAGTTAATGGCGTAAGAGAATCTACTCGAATTAATAATATTATGGTTATTATTAAAATTTTGGTGGTTTTATTATTTATTATCGTAGGTGTCTTCTATGTTAAACCTGAAAATTGGACGCCTTTCTTACCATTCGGTTTCAATGGTGTATTAACTGGTGCATCAATGGTATTTTTTGCTTACATTGGCTTTGATGCTGTATCATCAGCAGCTGAAGAAGTTAAAAATCCTCAAAAAAATATGCCAATAGGTATTATAAGTGCATTAACAATTTGTACAATCTTGTATATTATTGTTTCTGCTGTTCTAACTGGTGTTGTGCCGTATCAGCGATTAGAAGGCGTTGGCGCACCTGTAGCTTTTGCACTACAATCGATTAATCAAAATTGGATTGCAGGATTTTTATCATTAGGCGCGATAGTAGGTATGACAACAGTCATATTTGTGATGTCTTATGGTGGTACACGTTTAATATTTGCAATGAGCAGAGATGGATTATTGCCAAAAGTATTATCGAAAACAAACGAAAAACAAACGCCGGTACACAATACAATTATACTCACAATATCTATGGGCGTTGTGTCAGGTCTTGTACCTCTATCACAACTCGCTTCATTAATTAATATCGGAACATTGTTTGCTTTCTGTACAGTTTCAATAGGTGTATTGTTCCTAAGAAGAAATCATACACTTCCAACAGAAGGATTTAATGTGCCATTCTATCCTGTATTACCTCTAGTATCTTTTGGCATATGTTTATATCTTATGACAAACTTATCCCGTACAACATGGATAGCATTTATGATTTGGTTTATTTTAGGAATCATCGTTTACTTTTCTTATGGCATTAAACATTCGAAATTAAAAGCTGAATAA
- a CDS encoding MFS transporter → MKQKRTNIRWYFAVVFFIIGIIAYMDRSNISIIAGPMMEDLNMNKTQFGLLASFFSLGYALMQVPSGMLAEKFGPKKMLTIALLWWSAFTILTGIVKNHGFLYFVRFLFGVGEAPMYPSNAVFNSYWFNKNEKGRASSALLAGSYFGPVIAPIVTIAIMTSFGWEAVFYIFGLIGVVIAILWAIIAKDLPEQHKMVNEAEKQFIMQTRDVVDTEKTTAPWKLFFSRFSFYAIAAQYFVVQFIITLFLIWLPTYIHEEHHVEFKKMGFIAGAPWLAMFILIMLGGTISDKILSSGKSKFVARGFIAITGFVVFCISLYFALATSQLYMTIFWLSLCLGGVGLSMGMSWATATDLGRNFAGTVSGWMNLWGNIGALLSPILAGFLADKIGWTWTLQLMMVPVVFAIIMWFFIKPDNPLVKEETV, encoded by the coding sequence ATGAAACAAAAAAGAACAAATATAAGATGGTATTTTGCCGTCGTCTTCTTTATTATAGGTATTATTGCATATATGGATCGCTCAAATATCTCGATTATCGCAGGACCAATGATGGAAGATTTGAACATGAACAAAACACAATTTGGTCTTTTAGCGTCATTCTTTTCATTAGGGTATGCGTTGATGCAAGTTCCTTCGGGGATGCTTGCAGAGAAATTCGGACCTAAAAAGATGCTGACAATCGCATTATTATGGTGGAGTGCTTTCACAATTTTAACGGGTATTGTTAAAAACCACGGTTTTCTATATTTCGTGCGTTTCTTATTTGGTGTAGGTGAAGCACCAATGTACCCATCAAATGCTGTTTTTAATAGTTATTGGTTTAATAAGAACGAAAAAGGTCGTGCTTCTTCTGCACTATTAGCTGGGTCTTACTTTGGTCCTGTTATTGCGCCAATCGTTACAATTGCGATTATGACATCTTTTGGTTGGGAAGCAGTATTCTATATCTTTGGTTTAATAGGTGTTGTTATCGCTATTTTATGGGCTATAATTGCGAAAGATTTACCAGAACAACATAAAATGGTCAATGAAGCAGAGAAACAATTCATTATGCAAACGCGAGATGTAGTTGATACTGAAAAAACAACTGCACCTTGGAAATTATTCTTTAGTCGCTTTAGCTTTTATGCCATTGCCGCACAATACTTTGTAGTACAGTTTATCATTACATTATTTTTAATTTGGTTACCTACATATATTCACGAAGAGCATCATGTAGAATTTAAAAAAATGGGATTTATTGCTGGTGCACCGTGGTTAGCGATGTTTATACTAATCATGTTAGGTGGAACAATTTCAGATAAAATTTTATCAAGTGGTAAATCTAAATTCGTCGCACGTGGTTTTATCGCAATTACTGGATTCGTCGTGTTCTGTATATCACTGTACTTTGCGTTAGCTACGAGTCAGTTATATATGACTATCTTCTGGTTATCACTTTGTCTTGGTGGAGTCGGTTTATCAATGGGAATGAGTTGGGCAACAGCTACAGACTTAGGTCGTAACTTTGCGGGTACTGTTTCAGGATGGATGAACTTATGGGGTAATATTGGAGCATTATTAAGTCCGATATTAGCTGGTTTCTTAGCAGACAAAATTGGTTGGACATGGACGTTACAATTAATGATGGTTCCAGTAGTATTCGCCATCATCATGTGGTTCTTTATTAAACCAGATAATCCATTAGTAAAAGAAGAAACTGTATAA
- a CDS encoding NADP-dependent oxidoreductase — protein MKNEQIVLAKRTEGIPQDEVFRYEDIEVREPNNDEVLLKTIYVSVDPYMRGRMNDSKSYTQSYEIDKPFNGHIVAEVVQSNSSELQEGDIVTGILPWQKYITINQKYVTKIASDEVPLYLYLSVLGMPGMTAYQGLLKIGKPQEGETVVVSAASGAVGSVVGQIAKLKGAHVVGIAGGSEKVNYLTETLGFDEGIDYKKDNFAEELEKAVPNGIDVYFENVGGELSDEVFKHLNKFARIPVCGAISSYNLKGEDIGPRIQQVLIKSQALMQGFIVAQFNEDVKEASEQLAQWVQEGKIKSEVTIDEGFDQIPNAFRKLFTGDNFGKQVIKVADL, from the coding sequence ATGAAAAATGAACAAATCGTATTAGCTAAAAGAACAGAAGGTATTCCTCAAGATGAAGTATTTAGATATGAAGATATAGAAGTAAGAGAACCAAATAACGACGAAGTATTATTAAAAACGATATATGTATCGGTAGATCCTTATATGAGAGGTAGAATGAATGATTCAAAAAGTTATACACAGTCATATGAAATAGATAAACCTTTTAACGGACATATTGTTGCAGAAGTCGTTCAGTCAAACTCAAGTGAATTGCAAGAAGGAGATATTGTAACGGGAATATTACCTTGGCAAAAATATATTACAATTAACCAAAAATATGTAACTAAAATAGCATCTGACGAAGTGCCATTATACCTATATTTAAGTGTACTAGGTATGCCAGGCATGACTGCTTATCAAGGATTGTTGAAAATTGGTAAACCTCAAGAAGGAGAAACAGTTGTTGTTTCAGCAGCTTCAGGAGCAGTAGGATCAGTAGTTGGACAAATTGCTAAACTTAAAGGCGCTCATGTAGTTGGTATAGCAGGTGGTTCAGAAAAAGTGAATTATTTAACGGAAACATTAGGTTTCGATGAAGGTATAGATTATAAGAAAGATAATTTTGCTGAAGAACTTGAAAAAGCAGTGCCAAACGGAATCGATGTATATTTCGAAAATGTAGGCGGAGAACTTTCTGACGAAGTATTTAAACACCTTAATAAATTTGCACGAATTCCAGTATGTGGTGCAATATCTTCATATAATCTTAAAGGAGAAGATATTGGTCCTCGTATTCAGCAAGTTCTTATCAAGAGCCAAGCACTTATGCAAGGCTTTATAGTTGCGCAATTTAACGAAGATGTTAAAGAAGCTAGTGAACAATTGGCGCAATGGGTGCAAGAAGGTAAAATTAAATCAGAAGTAACAATAGATGAAGGATTTGACCAAATACCAAACGCATTCCGTAAATTATTTACAGGTGATAACTTTGGTAAACAAGTTATTAAAGTAGCAGATTTATAA
- a CDS encoding CoA transferase, with amino-acid sequence MKQDSKDLKETLLNNKHNRLNHDTFDLNVALEEILNSVGYSTADSGGKVTFYGKDPIMPSTLRIAGLAGLGLAAKSVALAHLWQVRGGKGQDIYVDIRKAVKRLSPFYERKWETLNGFPAKSQEDPHTPFRFSFYETKDNRWVMPLNPYPNAKEHVLDLLNCRGSKEAVTEAIKQWNGHDLEEAGSKKGIVMPLVRSLEEFIEEEQFKHVAESELIEIKKIGESDPKPFTENPEQPLSGIRALGMGHVIAGAGLGRGLALHGADVLNVWRPTELEVETMYLTSNVGMRSTYLDIKHQPSHRAQLDELLNDADVFFINKRHGFMEEYQLTAQELAEQHPGIIHASVNLHGHTGPWANRNGFDQTAGSVTGVMTLEGTDEKPELPPIVVVNDYVISWLLELGTIKALERRAVEGGSYSVSVSLSKVSAYLMSLGIFDKAYAQEASNSNEEHRIVAPEQFEAETPLGTYVGVTDQVEMSETPGKYDTVLMVRGSDKPVWK; translated from the coding sequence ATGAAACAAGATTCCAAAGATTTAAAAGAAACTTTGTTAAATAATAAACATAATAGATTAAATCATGATACTTTTGATTTGAATGTTGCCTTAGAAGAAATTCTTAATTCAGTAGGTTATTCAACTGCTGATAGTGGTGGGAAAGTGACTTTTTACGGTAAAGATCCGATTATGCCAAGTACTTTAAGGATTGCAGGATTAGCAGGTTTAGGACTAGCAGCCAAATCGGTTGCATTAGCACATCTATGGCAAGTTAGAGGAGGAAAAGGCCAAGATATATATGTCGATATAAGAAAAGCTGTGAAAAGACTATCTCCATTTTATGAGCGTAAATGGGAAACTTTAAATGGATTTCCGGCTAAAAGCCAAGAAGATCCTCATACACCCTTTAGATTTAGCTTTTATGAAACGAAAGATAATAGATGGGTAATGCCATTAAACCCATACCCGAATGCGAAAGAACATGTATTGGATTTATTAAATTGTCGTGGCTCTAAAGAAGCGGTTACTGAAGCAATTAAGCAGTGGAATGGGCATGATTTAGAAGAAGCAGGTTCCAAAAAAGGAATCGTGATGCCTCTCGTGCGTTCACTGGAAGAATTTATAGAAGAAGAACAATTTAAGCATGTTGCAGAATCAGAACTTATTGAAATAAAAAAAATTGGTGAATCTGACCCTAAACCATTTACAGAAAATCCAGAACAGCCATTAAGTGGTATACGCGCTTTAGGTATGGGGCACGTTATTGCTGGTGCAGGATTAGGTAGAGGACTTGCTTTACATGGTGCGGATGTATTAAATGTATGGAGACCAACAGAGCTTGAAGTTGAAACAATGTATTTAACATCAAATGTAGGTATGCGTTCAACGTATTTAGATATTAAGCATCAACCTTCTCATAGAGCTCAATTGGATGAATTATTAAATGATGCAGATGTGTTTTTTATAAATAAAAGACACGGATTTATGGAAGAATATCAACTTACAGCACAAGAATTAGCTGAACAACATCCTGGTATAATCCATGCTTCTGTAAATTTACATGGACATACAGGTCCGTGGGCTAATAGAAATGGATTTGATCAAACTGCAGGTAGCGTGACCGGCGTCATGACTTTAGAAGGAACAGATGAGAAACCTGAACTACCTCCAATCGTAGTTGTGAATGACTATGTTATTTCTTGGTTGTTAGAATTAGGGACAATTAAAGCTTTAGAAAGAAGAGCTGTAGAAGGCGGTAGTTATAGTGTGTCTGTTTCATTAAGTAAAGTTTCAGCATATTTAATGTCTTTAGGTATCTTTGATAAAGCATATGCTCAAGAAGCATCTAATAGTAACGAGGAACATCGCATCGTTGCACCTGAGCAATTTGAAGCGGAAACACCTTTAGGCACATACGTAGGTGTAACGGATCAAGTCGAAATGTCTGAAACACCTGGTAAATATGACACAGTGTTAATGGTAAGAGGTTCAGATAAACCCGTTTGGAAATAA